In a single window of the Zea mays cultivar B73 chromosome 5, Zm-B73-REFERENCE-NAM-5.0, whole genome shotgun sequence genome:
- the LOC118471992 gene encoding protein YABBY 2-like, with protein sequence MSSAPLQIAPVPEHVCYVHCNFCNTILAVSVPSHSMLNIVTVRCGHCTSLLSVNLRGLIQSLPVQNHHYSQQQENFTVQNMGFTENYPEYAPSYRMPTTLSAKGDLDHMLHVRGSNDCGFFVMSYMKSYDHNAGVISSFNQLDNSRDLRAHALHQLTFNRINKVLPLPLDIQRFMFARN encoded by the exons ATGTCGTCGGCGCCCCTGCAGATCGCGCCGGTGCCGGAGCATGTGTGCTACGTGCACTGCAACTTCTGCAACACAATTCTCGCG GTCAGTGTCCCGAGTCACAGCATGCTGAACATCGTCACAGTCCGTTGTGGGCACTGCACTAGCCTGCTGTCGGTGAACTTGAGAGGACTCATCCAATCACTTCCTGTCCAGAACCACCACTACTCCCAGCAGCAG GAGAATTTCACCGTCCAAAATATGGGTTTTACTGAAAATTACCCTGAGTACGCACCTTCGTACCGCATGCCAACGACGCTGTCAGCGAAAGGTGATCTGGATCATATGCTGCACGTGCGCG GGTCAAATGACTGTGGATTTTTTGTGATGAGTTACATGAAGTCTTATGATCACAATGCAGGTGTCATATCTTCTTTCAATCAACTA GACAATTCCCGAGACCTACGTGCTCatgcccttcatcaactcacaTTCAATCGCATCAACAAGGTGTTGCCACTTCCATTAGATATCCAGAGATTTATGTTTGCGCGCAATTAG
- the LOC103626034 gene encoding protein YABBY 2 has translation MSSAPLQIAPVPEHVCYVHCNFCNTILAVSVPSHSMLNIVTVRCGHCTSLLSVNLRGLIQSLPVQNHHYSQQQENFTVQNMGFTENYPEYAPSYRMPTTLSAKGDLDHMLHVRGSNDCGFFVMSYMKSYDHNAGVISSFNQPDNSRDLRAHALHQLTFHRINKVLPLPLDIQRFMFARN, from the exons ATGTCGTCGGCGCCCCTGCAGATCGCGCCGGTGCCGGAGCATGTGTGCTACGTGCACTGCAACTTCTGCAACACAATTCTCGCG GTCAGTGTCCCGAGTCACAGCATGCTGAACATCGTCACAGTCCGTTGTGGGCACTGCACTAGCCTGCTGTCGGTGAACTTGAGAGGACTCATCCAATCACTTCCTGTCCAGAACCACCACTACTCCCAGCAGCAG GAGAATTTCACCGTCCAAAATATGGGTTTTACTGAAAATTACCCTGAGTACGCACCTTCGTACCGCATGCCAACGACGCTGTCAGCGAAAGGTGATCTGGATCATATGCTGCACGTGCGCG GGTCAAATGACTGTGGATTTTTTGTGATGAGTTACATGAAGTCTTATGATCACAATGCAGGTGTCATATCTTCTTTCAATCAACCA GACAATTCCCGAGACCTACGTGCTCatgcccttcatcaactcacaTTCCATCGCATCAACAAGGTGTTGCCACTTCCATTAGATATCCAGAGATTTATGTTTGCGCGCAATTAG
- the LOC103628041 gene encoding protein FAR-RED IMPAIRED RESPONSE 1-like, with product MTFSGVDEAYKFYSRYAYEVGFPLKKYRERKNCKWLNCSMEGKRSVRGISNPKVRSTSSKRTQCKAGMKLKKIYDDAKETVISVRIDLLHLDHNHEFFKKDTEKNQLQCNKTHDPEYMEFISSMQESRIPQHCIMDYVSEMHGGPESVPVTAQDMYNLKKAKQRERNANDVAKLLSFFASCKKDNPQFFSDFQLDKEGKILSIFWSHASQQGDYIDFGDAVTFDTTHKTNLYEKPLGMFVGSNHHLHCTIFAFALLGDETVDTFECIKILQCQ from the exons ATGACATTCAGTGGGGTGGATGAAGCATATAAATTTTATAGtaggtatgcatatgaagttggatttccattGAAAAAGTATAGGGAACGGAAAAATTGTAAGTGGTTGAATTGCTCGATGGAAGGCAAAAGATCAGTAAGGGGAATATCAAACCCAAAGGTACGTAGTACCAGTTCGAAACGGACACAATGCAAGGCCGGTATGAAACTTAAAAAAATTTATGATGATGCAAAAGAGACAGTTATATCAGTGCGTATTGATCTGTTGCACTTGGATCATAATCATGAATTTTTTAAAAAGGATACCGAAAAGAATCAATTACAATGCAACAAGACGCATGATCCTGAATACATGGAGTTCATAAGTTCAATGCAAGAGAGTCGAATCCCGCAACATTGTATTATGGATTATGTATCAGAAATGCACGGTGGTCCTGAGAGTGTGCCTGTAACAGCACAGGACATGTATAACCT GAAAAAGGCAAAGCAACGAGaaagaaatgcaaatgatgtgGCAAAGCTACTATCCTTTTTTGCATCCTGCAAAAAggataatccacaatttttctcTGACTTCCAATTGGATAAAGAAGGCAAGATTTTAAGCATATTTTGGTCACATGCAAGCCAGCAAGGGGATTACATTGATTTTGGTGATGCGGTTACATTTGACACAACACATAAGACTAATCTGTATGAAAAACCACTAGGTATGTTTGTTGGTTCAAATCACCACCTACATTGCACTATATTTGCTTTCGCATTGTTGGGGGATGAAACTGTTGATACATTTGAATGT atcaagatcctgcaatgccagTAG
- the LOC118471944 gene encoding protein FAR-RED IMPAIRED RESPONSE 1-like, translating into MVQEEEQGGYQLASDGITHTESATAVDAITPPAALRAPGVDEQTIFEASRMTVNQGGQHLNTMRTIGDHEQDTPVILQRHEVTIDPRLVPKVGMTFSGVDEAYKFYSRYAYEVGFPLKKYRERKNCKWLNCSMEGKRSVRGISNPKVRSTSSKRTQCKAGMKLKKIYDDAKETVISVRIDLLHLDHNHEFFKKDTEKNQLQCNKTHDPEYMEFISSMQESRIPQHCIMDYVSEMHGGPESVPVTAQDMYNLKKAKQRERNANDVAKLLSFFASCKKDNPQFFSDFQLDKEGKILSIFWSHASQQGDYIDFGDAVTFDTTHKTNLYEKSLGMFVGSNHHLHCTIFAFALLGDETVDTFECIKILQCQ; encoded by the exons ATGGTGCAGGAAGAAGAACAAGGAGGGTACCAGTTAGCGTCAGATGGAATTACGCATACAGAATCAGCTACTGCTGTAGACGCAATTACTCCACCAGCAGCTTTGAGGGCCCCAGGGGTTGATGAACAGACCATATTtgaggcatcaaggatgacagtaAATCAAGGAGGACAGCACCTTAATACTATGCGTACTATTGGTGATCATGAACAGGACACACCAGTGATTCTGCAGAGACAT GAAGTTACAATTGATCCGAGATTAGTACCTAAAGTTGGTATGACATTCAGTGGGGTGGATGAAGCATATAAATTTTATAGtaggtatgcatatgaagttggatttccattGAAAAAGTATAGGGAACGGAAAAATTGTAAGTGGTTGAATTGCTCGATGGAAGGCAAAAGATCAGTAAGGGGAATATCAAACCCAAAGGTACGTAGTACCAGTTCGAAACGGACACAATGCAAGGCCGGTATGAAACTTAAAAAAATTTATGATGATGCAAAAGAGACAGTTATATCAGTGCGTATTGATCTGTTGCACTTGGATCATAATCATGAATTTTTTAAAAAGGATACCGAAAAGAATCAATTACAATGCAACAAGACGCATGATCCTGAATACATGGAGTTCATAAGTTCAATGCAAGAGAGTCGAATCCCGCAACATTGTATTATGGATTATGTATCAGAAATGCACGGTGGTCCTGAGAGTGTGCCTGTAACAGCACAGGACATGTATAACCT GAAAAAGGCAAAGCAACGAGaaagaaatgcaaatgatgtgGCAAAGCTACTATCCTTTTTTGCATCCTGCAAAAAggataatccacaatttttctcTGACTTCCAATTGGATAAAGAAGGCAAGATTTTAAGCATATTTTGGTCACATGCAAGCCAGCAAGGGGATTACATTGATTTTGGTGATGCGGTTACATTTGACACAACACATAAGACTAATCTGTATGAAAAATCACTAGGTATGTTTGTTGGTTCAAATCACCACCTACATTGCACTATATTTGCTTTCGCATTGTTGGGGGATGAAACTGTTGATACATTTGAATGT atcaagatcctgcaatgccagTAG